One genomic segment of Ascaphus truei isolate aAscTru1 chromosome 23, aAscTru1.hap1, whole genome shotgun sequence includes these proteins:
- the MLX gene encoding max-like protein X, producing the protein MAAASPEDPWGRQADTPHSDNVGEPAHVMERKGSIVSRANSIGSTSASSVPNTAHSLTDNDCSPTADDEDSDYRQETFKDAYKDRRRRAHTQAEQKRRDSIKKGYDDLQSIVPTCQQQDCSIGTQKLSKAVVLQKTIDYIQFLHKEKKKQEDDVSTLRKEVMALSIMKSSKDTFPGLLSRPGKENGCRLARRNIGLRLPIGQPFKCRKPRRGSLELKIVRFRCGDPRLFQL; encoded by the exons ATGGCCGCCGCTTCTCCGGAGGATCCGTGGGGCCGG CAGGCCGACACCCCGCACAGCGACAATGTCGGGGAACCGG CTCACGTGATGGAGCGTAAGGGGAGTATAGTGTCCAGAGCTAACAGCATCGGGTCCACCAGTGCCTCCTCGGTGCCGAACACGG CCCACAGCTTGACCGACAATGATTGTTCCCCAACCGCAGATGACGAGGACAGTGACTACCGGCAGGAGACCTTCAAAGACGCCTACAAGGATCGGCGCCGACGGGCGCACACGCAGGCCGAGCAGAAGAGGAGGGACTCCATCAAG AAAGGATATGATGATCTGCAGAGCATCGTCCCCACCTGCCAGCAGCAAGACTGCTCTATAGGGACGCAGAAACTCAGCAAGGCCGTGGTGCTGCAGAAGA CCATTGACTACATCCAGTTCCTGCACAAGGAGAAGAAGAAACAGGAGGACGACGTGTCCACACTGCGCAAGGAAGTCATGGCGCTGAGCATCATGAAATC ttccAAAGATACTTTCCCAGGTTTACTTTCCCGCCCGGGGAAAGAAAATGGCTGCCGACTAGCACGCCGCAACATCGGTTTGCGGCTCCCTATTGGACAACCCTTTAAATGCCGGAAACCGAggcgggggtccctggagctgaaaatagtgcggtTCAGATGTGGGGACCCCCGCCTGTTCCAACTCTAA